A region of Dermochelys coriacea isolate rDerCor1 chromosome 1, rDerCor1.pri.v4, whole genome shotgun sequence DNA encodes the following proteins:
- the LOC119863059 gene encoding uncharacterized protein LOC119863059: MTTLEPQGQSHESDGEKAGPSQTSMFIAASKPGLSVAACALSSHPKSRSKNVNIRHGSQDDFSDLKGKHEGSITPVFGLEDREKSKESCSKLVTSSMSHCDVPTGKRNLKEGDDPPAATPGGQAPPSYPAREKTTKLQFTESQRDTFATSKRVLEFLETSHREDSKTIQRMETQLRDMGVASVIIHKQLEAIANLLSQPPRPVPAQPDSFFSATPCVEKIDASTYTGDNCM; the protein is encoded by the exons ATGACTACACTTGAACCTCAAG GTCAAAGTCATGAAAGTGACGGGGAGAAGGCCGGACCATCTCAGACCAGCATGTTCATCGCTGCTAGTAAACCTGGGCTTTCAGTGGCAGCTTGTGCTCTGTCCAGCCATCCTAAGAGCAGGAGCAAGAATGTGAATATTAGGCATGGCAGCCAGGATGACTTCTCTGACCTTAAAGGGAAGCATGAAGGAAGTATAACTCCTGTATTTGGCCTGGAGGACAGAGAGAAATCAAAAGAGTCCTGCAGCAAACTTGTTACAAGCAGTATGAGTCATTGTGATGTACCTACCGGGAAGAGGAATCTCAAAGAAGGGGATGACCCCCCAGCAGCCACACCAGGAGGCCAGGCTCCTCCAAGCTATCCTGCTCGGGAGAAGACAACAAAACTGCAGTTTACAGAGAGTCAGAGGGACACGTTTGCAACAAGTAAAAGAGTACTGGAATTCTTAGAAACCAGCCATCGGGAAGACTCTAAGACCATACAGAGAATGGAAACACAACTGAGGGACATGGGGGTAGCCTCAGTTATCATCCATAAACAGCTGGAAGCAATAGCTAATCTCCTCAGCCAGCCTCCTAGGCCTGTCCCTGCACAGCCAGATAGCTTCTTCTCTGCCACACCCTGTGTAGAAAAGATAGATGCTTCTACGTACACTGGTGACAACTGCATGTGA